ctctataatataataattagtagtaaaaacacctataaccaatgggtgaaagtgggtcaaatccatggtctattaCCGAGCGCTAACCCGGACCCGGCCAAGAAGAAGAGATGCCCCGAGGCTGGTCCTTTGCCTGCCAAGGCGTCTGGTTCGGGTTTGTCGTCACGAAATCGCGCCAAGGTTCGTTTCGAGCAAAAAAATTCTCTCTTTCTTAGTGCGTGTGTGTCAATCGTTTCTTGATCACCCTTTTTTCTTGCAGTTTGTTTCGTTGATTGACGGGATGATCAGAGAATCCGGATCGGAGGCCGAGCACCTCACTAAGGAGTTAGAGGAGTCGCGAGAAAAGTCATTGCAGCTTAAAGGGAAGTTGAAGGTCATTGCGGATTCTCATTCCCTTGAAGCAGATCGATTTGAGTCTCGGATTGGCGAGCTTGAGCGGGATCTTGGGAAGACTGCGAGCTCTTTGCTTAACACAAAACAGGCGAAGGCAGCTAAGTCCTCGGAGTTGCGTCGGCTAAAGCGTAAGGTCAAGACTGGGGATGGATCATCGGTTTGCGCGATCGGAGAGGCCAAGGAAGCCATGCGCGCCGAGTTTCAGACCAGTTTGGCGAGGATCGCCGATTCCCTTGACTCCTTGGCAGCCATCCACGtcagggatttagccttggcaGGCGTCGAGGGAGGGACGAACGAGGTCGGTGAAGCGCCTCTGTCTCCACGAGCCGAAGAGGCCACACTTCCCATCCGCATCAATGGCCAGCTACCCTGGAGGAACCCCCATCAGAGGAGGTCTCTGCCGTCAAAGAAGGCGAAACCTGGATGACTCCCTCTAGTCCAGTATCTGGAGGCCGACATCCTCTCGGAAGACCGAAACGAAGCCAGGAAGATCAAGAAGCGAGCCGCAAGGTACTGTTTTTCCTAGGAGAAGCTGTACCGAAGATTCTTCTCAGGACCGTATTTGAGGTGTGTCACACCCCGAGAAGCCCCTGTAATCCTTGTAGaactacatgaaggagattATGGATTCCACTCTAGCGGTAGAAGCCTGGTGCTCAGAGCCAGAAGGGCGGGTTGCTACTGGCCCACGATGGCCGCCGACGCCGACAGACAAGCAAAGCACTGCGACCAGTGCCAGAGGCACGCTCCAGTCTCCAAGCTTCCTCTGGAGAATCTCAAGTCCATAAGCTCACCATGGCCCTTCAGAAAGTGGGGCATGGACATAGTAGGGAAATTCCCTATGGCACCGGGGCAGAAGGTCTTCCTTCTGATAGTAACTTACTACGTCTCCAAGTGGGTCGAAACAGAAGCGCTCAGCCGCATAACAGATCTCCAGATTCGCAAATTCTTGTGGAACAACGTAATCACTCGCTTCGGGGTCCCCCACGAGATTGTCATAGATAATGGACCCCAGTTCACGAGCcacaacttcaaggagttctgcAAGGACTGGGGCATAAAACTAACTTTCGCCACACCCCGACAACCCCAGTCCAACGGACAAGCCGAGTTCACAAACAAAATGGTGGTCAACATGCTTAAAAAGCGACTGGAGGGCTCTCACGGGAAATGGGCGGAAGAACTACACGGAGTTCTCAAGGCCTACCGgaccactcccaaaacagcAACTAGGGAAACTCCCTACTCGCTGGTCTATGGCTCTAAGGCCATTGTACCTACAGAGATGCACGTAAGAACAACGGTCTCCGGATCCACCTCTCAGGAGGAGAACAATGAGCTGATGGCGCTAAGCCTCGACCTACTCGATGAAAAAAGAGAGGCCGCTCGGCTGAGAAACTAGTCCTTATGCAAGCCCCCGATCTAAAGAGGAAACCCAAGGTTCCCCATATGATTTCGGGTCCTATGtataaaatctaaggaagaacctccgggttcccccATAGCCTCTGGGTTCCAATCAAAGATCTCAGGGTTTAaggaagaacctccgggttcctatGTGGCCTcagggttccaaagataaaaaagAAGCTAGAACCCCTGTGCAGCCTAAGGCACATCGGGGTCACAACAAACTTCAGAGAACCTACGGGTTCCAATCAGCGATCTCCGGATCTAAACCTCCGGGTTCCTACACGGCCTCAAGGGCCTAATACGATTCTAGAAAGAGGATAGAACCCTTGTGCAGCCTAAGGCGTATCGGGGTCATTACATCCctaagaacctccgggttcccatgcgacctcagggtccaaatATCCCAGGGTCCTGATACGATCTCCGGATCTAAAGGGATACCCCATATTTTTacacgacctcagggtccaatctcgaaaacctccgggttccaaccacAATCTTCGGATCTATCATATAATCCCCGGATTCATACACCGCCTCCGGGTTCCAGTCTCGATCCTAGGATCTAGAgaaacgaccttcgggtcccGAACAAAGATCTCACGGTCTAGGGGAACTTCCGGGTCTCCAAAATGATCTTAGGATCCAAGGGGAACCTCCAGGCTCCTCcacgacctccgggtccccaGACGACCCCCGGGTCCTCATGCAACCTCCAGGTTACAAGAATAATCTCCAAACTCGAATAGTCCACACTCTAGCTCGAAACCTCCTGGTTTATAGCCTATCTCCCTGGATCCCATCTTTCAACCTACGAAAAGAGAGAGATCATAGACTACAAAGTCCCATCTCGATTGAGAAACATGCGGAAAGATATCATGTTAAAGAAGAAACATGCAAAACACTACTATCAGGAGCATGCGAAGCAACAGCAAGGAGTAGATAAAGGAAAAGAACCATGAAGCATcattattcataaaataaagGGGGGCTATAAAGAATCTTTATTCAAAAGAAAGCAACAAAAACCAGAGTCtcaaaagacaaagaaaagaaTCATTCAGAAAGAAGGCCCCTCCGAGAATCGCGACCCCACAACAGATCTCGGGGTTGCAGCCTGGGAGGAGCTCCCCGATTGATGGTTAAGCCCTCCAGACTGGAACAGATGACGAtactcttcttccagattccaaTGATCTGCACGCCTCTCCAGCCATTCCTTCATAAGCTCCCATCTAGCCGAGGCTTTCACATGTTGGACTAGTAGGTCCCGGCGAGCCATCATGTCCTGCACCTGGCTACGAAGAAGGAATACCTCGCCAGTCAATCTCCGGTGAGCATCCACCAGAAGGTCACGGTTAGGCAAAATCTCGGCACTTGTTGATGAGACGGAAGACAGACCATTCGCCGATAAAGCAGCCCTCGCTAGTCTTGGCGGAGGAGTATAAGAAAGACGCCGCTTCCGCGCTTTAGCCTTCTGATACTCGCCATAGACAACAGATACCAGGAGCCTCGCCACGTTCCCTAGAAAAAAGTATTGTAAGAAATAAACAAGATAAAGTCCTACTGAATAGAAAGGGAAGGCTTACCCCAAACACGACTATGACGCAAGGCTTCCCTGGTCATCAGAAAGGTCACCCAGCGGAATCTTCGAGGAACTCCCATTATAAGCCTCGCTACTGCCTCTCCAGCAAAGGAAACCgggtgatagaccatggattttacacatttttaaccatggtttatgagtgttttaagatatattattactatatagagtctatttagagtactTACAGGTTTAGGTACTATctggaagaaaatgatgtatttggagctaTTTGGAGACTTTCTGAGCTTTGCTGGATGGTCGATTATTTGTCAGAATATCAACCTATAGTTACcaaggaatatcgatcgatgatgagcTCTTcatatcgatcgacggcgaagCCACCCGAgagttaataaaaaattagaagaattaaagtttcacaaaagttacaataattacattttaagtcattggccgcctgttaggctatttattagggttttgtatcattttagaggcagacttgcctagagaccttttagacctagtttggaggAAGCAAGAAGCCACCATTGAAAGGGAAGAGCTTAGAATTGGAGAGAGTATTATTCATTTTGCTGCTTACTCTATTTActcattttattt
This region of Brassica napus cultivar Da-Ae chromosome C5, Da-Ae, whole genome shotgun sequence genomic DNA includes:
- the LOC106347715 gene encoding uncharacterized protein LOC106347715 isoform X1 yields the protein MVYHPVSFAGEAVARLIMGVPRRFRWVTFLMTREALRHSRVWGNVARLLVSVVYGEYQKAKARKRRLSYTPPPRLARAALSANGLSSVSSTSAEILPNRDLLVDAHRRLTGEVFLLRSQVQDMMARRDLLVQHVKASARWELMKEWLERRADHWNLEEEYRHLFQSGGLNHQSGSSSQAATPRSVVGSRFSEGPSF
- the LOC106347715 gene encoding uncharacterized protein LOC106347715 isoform X2 — translated: MGVPRRFRWVTFLMTREALRHSRVWGNVARLLVSVVYGEYQKAKARKRRLSYTPPPRLARAALSANGLSSVSSTSAEILPNRDLLVDAHRRLTGEVFLLRSQVQDMMARRDLLVQHVKASARWELMKEWLERRADHWNLEEEYRHLFQSGGLNHQSGSSSQAATPRSVVGSRFSEGPSF